ttgagaCCAggtgtttttaaattaaaaatgtaattttgtTAAAGGGTACTGAatacaacaaaaatttttgaatagtagaaatttgaataatcatcaaataaaaatatcaaatttaatcttacttaaatttttttgttccacaattttaaatatataaaaaacaaattttttatataaactttttatatatgttttttattgttatattgttaaaatttctagtaatcaatattaatgttattttaaaatttttattccaCCAAAAATTTGATTCCAACTTCcttttatgataaaagttatttttacaaaCTAATTCAAtgtcaaaatataaaaaatgttgataTAATGTCAGTTCTAGAGATAAACTTCAAAGTTATTTAACGATTATCAATactagaataaaaaaaattaataattgaaaTCAATACAAACTTGACATACCAACTACTAGGTATTCCGAAAacataattcttttaaaatgttagtttcataaagaaaaaaaaactacagCACCTGATTATACTAATTTGTAAATAGTCCTTTTCTATGTTGgttgttttaaaaacttaAGTTATATGATtgaactttaaaaaatagtaaataactaaaaaaatttcattctTCTATTGCGATTCATAAAAACTGAAATGTAAGAACTTCCTCCTATACATTATTCAATGTGAAACTAAAATGactacaaaatatttataatcacATATAATAGTTGTTTTTACAAGAGTCAAAATATGAGGGAAATTGTGAATTCAAAAAAAACACTAAACTCTCCATAACATGCCTAATccaacataaaaatttatgctTATTTTGATATCTGTCATAAacatatacaaaattttgaatataataataatatccaCTGTACatcatatttttctattaatctttaaaattatcaattcaCTAACCCCTTATAtcatcatttatatataaaaataaaaattgatatagctaacattgaataataaaattgaaaaatctaaaaattttatttcttcaatttttttgCCTACTTAACTCTACACTAAAGGTAACATTAATGAGAAAATAATCTatataagaatatttataacttaagatatttaatttaaaaaaagtacactacttaaaactaaaataataattactttaaaatagaaCACATTCATAAAATTCAAACATCATAAAtagtattaaatttaattcaaaaaacCAGAAACCACTCAAAAACATACGTGAAACATAAGATGTCTTAAAGACATTTGTTTgttatttttcaaaactttaaaaaactCATGggtttttaattaaaattaatttcttcaTTTTATAACGTTGACATTAATacgcaaaaaaaaaaagtcttaCAAGATATAActaataatgatattgttGGTTTACCCTGTCAGTGTTATAATGTTTTGActggtatttttttatttgtgtTTGAAAATGTCTCCCAACATGATTGTTTTCCATTAGTTCGTGGTGTTCTACGTAATGGAATGTTCTCGAAAAGGATGGCTAGTGTGATGTAGTCAGTTGtacaaataaaaagaaatttcgCGAATATACcgattgtaaaataaaattaaaattttcaggTTTGATACTCCTGAAGACAAAAATAGTCTTTTTGGTTAtttagttttatatatttcgTTTTTTTTGCTGACTCGAGTAATCTTTTGTAATAATGGCTGAAACtgattttattgatattacTCCTGATCAggtaaacaatatatattttatattttttttacctgtAGTTTAGGATGGTggtattttgaaaaaaattatccgTACAGGGAAGTCCCCTACAATGGCAAACAAAGGAGATACTGTATATGTTCATTATGTTGGAACATTATTGGagaatggaaaaaaatttgacTCTTCTCGTGATCGTGGAGAGGAATTTTCATTCACTTTAGGTAGTGGTCAAGTAATAAAAGGTTGGGATATTGGTGTTGCTACTATGAAGGTAGGAGAAAAAGCTATTCTTCGTTGTAGACATGATTATGCCTATGGTGAGCATGGTTCTGGATCATCAATTCCACCAAATGCAACATTAGATTTTGAGGTAGAATTCCTTCGTTTTACTGGAGAAGATATTTCTCCTCAAAGAGATGGATCAATTACCAAGTCTATAATAGTGGAAGGAGAGAAATATCAGACTCCAGCAGAGTATGCTGAGATTTCTGCTCATATAGTAGGACATTACAACGGTGAagtattttatgaaaaagaGTTAACTTATAATCTTGGTGAAGGGGAAGCATATGATTTACCTTCTGGTGTTGATGTAGCAATTAGAAGATTCAAAAAAGGTGAGAAATCAAGAGTTGTTATTTCTGGTGGCTCTTATACCTATGGTCTTCATCCACCAAAAGAATTTAATCTTCCACCAAATGCTAAAATTGAATTtgaaatctttttaaaagacTTCTTGCCTGAGAAACACTCATGGGAGATGACTACTGCTGAAAAATTAGAGGCTGCATTGGTTGCCAAAGAAAAAGGTACAAAATATCTTCAGAAAGAAAAACTTAGCCTTGCTCTTAATCTTTATAACAGGTGCATAAgtttaattgaaaatttgaAAGAAGTTGAAGATGATCTAGAAACTCAATGGAAACAAACATGTATGGCTGGTCGTTTAAATGCCGCTCTTGTTCACCTTAAGAATAGATCATATGCTGAGTGTATTCATCAATGTGACAAAGTTCTTGAAATTGATAGTAAAAATGTCAAAGCTCTTTATCGTAAAGGGCAAGCTCATCAACAACGCAAAGATTTTGATGAAGCAATCAGTGTATACAACAAAGTTCTTGAAATTGAACCTCACAATACAGCTGCAATTAATAATCTTAAAACTTGTGCAAAAGAAAAACATGATTATGCAGCAAGGGAAAAACAAagattttctaaattatttgaaaaattggCAAAACCTGACGACggagaaaagaaaaaaaagaatgaagTCACAGAGACAGCTGAAGAAATCAAAgcttaatattaatatatttttttccgTAATAAATTATGTTATATCTTTACAGATAAAGAGATCTCTATAGTACTTTTGttctttttctttctttttaaatacattttacaCTAGtgctttttaatttacttttcaTTGGTATTCTTAGAATATCAATTTtcttaagaaaaaaaaaagaaaaagactTTGTTAATTCCGTATACTATTAATATAGAAATATCCACATTACTATGAAATATATGGAAGATtctaatagaaataaaacaCAGTCTTTCCTTACACTCGGGCACTTTAAACTAGTAGagaaagatatttttaaggaaaataaaatagagtAAGTTTCATGACTGGTCctctaaatatatattattgtttgtgtatatataatataattgataaaatagttactaactatttatattatttacaaaatcagcaaaaaaaaattgttaacaaTAAACAAGAGACAATGTCAAACATTTTAggaagataatatttttaaaaaaaatatattttttttcatataaaaatatctattttttaattattatttattatacattcATCAAATTTAGATAGCCATTTGTTAACTAGTTTgatgtattatttataatcacctcgtaatttttaaatggttaattaagatttttttttacacataatatgataattttatttctttattttttacgtaataattttgaaggatagttataaaaaaaaagtcatcattttattatatttttattttaaaaacaatgaTAGTACGAAAATTATAATCTTTCACCTAGTAATacactataaaaaaatggttatATATTGctcaatttatatttatctattatattaaaaatagtaatcaTTAGAGATTATTAGAAGGAAGatctaaaatataaattaaccTTTTTTCTTTTAGCCGTTAAGTTAAAATTCACACCGCTGActacatttaatttaatggtcatttttattttcaatttcatttaataaatatttataatatataaaaaaaacactttttgttttattattttatttatctagaaaaaaaaaactttaatgctatttatttattatttatcatgaAAACAATAACAATTTGTAGTGCTTGAAAATAAGTTTGAAATAATgccttttatttatttatacatatatagaataattttataaatttttgattatatttatttggtgatttattattttattttagtctaattttcttaatttatcattttggAAATTTCGATGTAAAagatgataaattttttttatttatccaTTGCCTTAgcagtttataaaaatattttaccactactttgtttaaatatattatgtgGTTTATCATATAGTggtacttttaaaatatatatgcaagaaaaagttttctattattttaatatttcactattaaaaagttttgtattataatattatagttttaaatttcataaatattttataacaacgtattttaatataactttaatatgttattatttttatattttatcttcaGATATGCCTGAAGAacaagtaattttaaatatatatagattaGATTTACAAGGTATTTGGAAAAAAGCAGGAATTTATCATACTGGAGTTGAAGTTTATGGAAgaggtaattttttttaataaaaaatgctagtaaataaaaatgtattgttcttttatttttttttaagaatttatGTTTGGTGGTCATTCAGAAAATAAGACTGGAATAACAAGTGTAAAACCAAAGCATGCATGcgaatataataatatatttatctttaagaAATGTATAAGTATGGGAACaacaaaatatgataaaaaaacaatttatagaGTAATTGACCAATTGGGAAAGCAATTCAGTGGTGTGAATTatcatttgttaaaaaaaaattgtaataatttttctgaTGAATTTTGTAAAAGAATTATTGGTAAGGGAATTCCAAAAAAGTATAATCGTATAGCTAGAATTATAAATGCTATtccattattttataactttttttctgAACAAAGATTTACTTTTCGTAATACTGATATTTCAATAGAtaatattagtaataaaCTAAATGTTCAGAAGAATGAGAAAACTACATgttctataataaaaaatcaaacaAAGTCTGATGAAAATTCTGTAACAAAACTATTacgtaaaaaaaatgataaggCAGGGGTTCTTTTgaaatgtaaaaaaagtaaatttcaaaaaaataaacgaAGACTATTAGTAAAATTACAAAGTAATGTCTCAagaagtaaaatttttaaaaaagaaaaatatgaacgacttataaattattttaaaaaaactgtaaactgtattgaaaataatttatattaataaatgcttaaatggtaaaaaaaattattaatgacTAGAAGTTTATATACATTTgaatacaatttattttaaaaagtaccTGCAGCTTCAGGGCACTTAGATGTGTCATGTGTAAATTCCTCACAAAATTCGCAATATTCACGTTTAGGtagtttttttctttctgATTTTGGTTTAAGTGATGTTGGTGATTGTGTTTCTTGGTAATCTTGGTCTTGAGTGGGACAGTCTTCTGTGTTATGTTTATCAAAAACCTCACAAATATCACAGTATAAACGTACTGTTTTTTCAGGTGATAATATGGATAATGGTAATGGGTCACTCTCATAAGGTATAGTCTTCAAAGCAATATTGTCTTCTTTcaaaactttaattttatgttCTTGAGAAGCTATaatagaatttaaaaaatttacttgaCGTTCAAGTcctaatattatttcattatcaGTTTCCTTTATAGATGCTTCATTTAACTTATTTTCAAGTTCATCTTTTTCATGTTGAATTTCAGCATACCTTTTAACCCATAATTCTTCactttctaaaaatattgacACTTTTTGATTCAATTCCTCTTTCAAAGCATCCCtttctttaattaaattgATTGTATTGTCACTGTCATTTGAAACTGTAGcagttttttctttttcaaatgTCTCATACTTTTTGACTAAATCATTGTATAATGttcttttttcaattaattctTTCTCTaggttaaatattttttcattaagtTTCTCATTTTCCCTAACAACATCCATTTTACTATTctctttttcttttgaaGTAAACAAGATACtatcaattttttcattcaattgtttattttcattaaccATAGTAGAAACTTTATTTTGAAGAATATTTTTGTCCTCAACAAGTTTAGCTATTTCATTTTCAGaagtttcttttaataaattaattttagatGTAAATCCCTCTTCCATCTTTTGATATTCTGATCTTAAATTTTCCATTGTTTGACTAAGTGATTTTTTCTCATTCTCAAGAATACTTATTTTTGATTctaattcaatttttatattttcattttctttctttAATGTATTAAGTACATCTAAAGTTCCCTCGTAATTAGTATTACTTTGGGAAATAGACGTTTCATAAGTTTCACATTTCTTAAGAACATCTTCAAGTTTCTGTtcaatgtttttatttttttctttcaaaaCAGATATGTCATTATCTTTTGAAAGTAGTAAActatttaattctttttcttttaacataAATGTTGTAGTCATACTTTCTTTCTCACTCCTTATTTCATctgtttttttcttttcttcttccaaaactttatttaatgtttctaACTCTAAAACTAAATTTGACATTCTTTGAGACGAATTTTCAGAAGAGTTGGTTAATTCTAATATTTTGTCTTCCAACGTTAATAACTTTTCTTTGTACATTTCAACTTCTTTTGACATGAGCATCTCCTTATCTGACATCTCttttagttttaaattaaacgattccttttctttttcattggATAAAGATGAAGagttaataattcttttcaATTCTTCTATCATAGCATTCTTCTCATTTATTTCCTTTAATGAATTTTCAAAATCTTTAGATAATTTCCCTGATAACGTTGTTTCCTGTGCAATATCTTTCTCATGTATCTCTTTGAGCAAGTTCAATTCATTTTCAACAACTTTACACTTTTCTATAGATGATTGGAAATCatcatttaacatttttactttttcatttaacattgatatttcattttctttatcattGATTGTTGTAGATAATTGAGAGCATTcattagttttatttttgatagaTATCTCATAAGTCTGGTTTGAATTTTTCAACTCATCAACTTCCTTTTGAAGATTGACAATCTTGTTTTCATTTTCCTCTTTACAATTTTCTAAACTTTTTCTGGTTTCCTCAAGAGTTTTACAGACAGAAGTTTTTTCCTcttctatttcttttattttttcatttaattgtaCTATTGTATTTTGTGATAAATTTACTTTCTcttcattttctttaattatattttttaaatttgtattatcgtcacttaatttttgatacttATCATTGCtatcaattataatattttctttatcttGACATTCCAATTTTAAGGAACTAACGTTTACTTCAAGGTTACCTATTTGTTCCAAcaattcaattatttttaatttttcattctttaaattaaaatcttcattggaaatattattttctaattctgcaattaactttttctttGATTCTAAATCAACAATTAAATTGGAGCGTTCATTTTCAGTTAtgtttaatttgtttttaaggtcattttctttatctacaaatattttttttgtacattCAAAATCTCTTATTACTTCtaatttttcttctaataatttgttaaattcttcattctttattttcaatttacTTTCCAAATCTTCTACAAATCCCTTAAGTTTACCATTTTCTACTTCATTTATAGATAATTGATCTGTTAGTTTTGATATTTGGACTTCTTTTGCCTTAATATCATccatcaaattattttttatttttgaaaaatttgaattttctATTTCCATATCCTCTTTATTCTTATCGactaattttacaaaatcaTCTTTTGCAGTTGTTAATTCATGCTGAAGTTTTTCATTATTACATTCTAAAgtattaactttatttagCAATTCTTCTATCCGTTTATCAGCTTCATTTTtctcattttttatattataatcgTATTTTTCAGCCATTGTAATAATCTccttttctaatattttacatttttgtGACAACATTTGTTTTTCTTCTTCTAACTTACTGtgtttttctttaatatttttttctatctcTTCAacctttattttataattttcctCATTCAACGTTATTTTTTCCTCTAAATTCTTTATAACCTCACtactactttttttaatatcaataatttctttttctctATCCGAAATTATATCTTCCATAccttttattttgataacaaaccttaaaataatataaataaataaatatggtAAACCTACTCTTCTTctattttcttatcatttttaatattttgacgAAGATTTTCAATTTCATTGTTAGccacttttaatttttcttcataAACTTCCATTTTCAtgtcattaatatttatcttttctcTCATGTTTGACAATTCATTCTCTTTTTCGGCTAGTAGATTATTTAATCTAGAGTTACTATCACCCTCTGATTTTGTAATATTCTCCAATTCTTccttttgtttttttaatacatccAATTCACTCTCtaaatttgaaattattttccCAAACTCCTCTTTTTGATTGGATATTACAAtttccatatttttttttaattcttcattcttttttaactcattttcaaaatcaattttgaaatttttgcTGTTCTCTTTAAACAAATGTTCTCGTTTATGGAGATCATCAATCAATTTCTGAgcattttcaaatttttccATGTAATTGTTGACGTCATGTTCTTTGGCTTTAACCAAACATTGCATATTATCTATCTCACTctctaatttatttattttaattttttcctCCTCCAATAATGTATCCTTGGCAGatgattgtttttttaattcatcaaataattttttttgttcatcTAGTTTTGCTTCCAACTCtggtattaatttta
This Strongyloides ratti genome assembly S_ratti_ED321, chromosome : 2 DNA region includes the following protein-coding sequences:
- a CDS encoding FK506-binding protein 59, whose protein sequence is MAETDFIDITPDQDGGILKKIIRTGKSPTMANKGDTVYVHYVGTLLENGKKFDSSRDRGEEFSFTLGSGQVIKGWDIGVATMKVGEKAILRCRHDYAYGEHGSGSSIPPNATLDFEVEFLRFTGEDISPQRDGSITKSIIVEGEKYQTPAEYAEISAHIVGHYNGEVFYEKELTYNLGEGEAYDLPSGVDVAIRRFKKGEKSRVVISGGSYTYGLHPPKEFNLPPNAKIEFEIFLKDFLPEKHSWEMTTAEKLEAALVAKEKGTKYLQKEKLSLALNLYNRCISLIENLKEVEDDLETQWKQTCMAGRLNAALVHLKNRSYAECIHQCDKVLEIDSKNVKALYRKGQAHQQRKDFDEAISVYNKVLEIEPHNTAAINNLKTCAKEKHDYAAREKQRFSKLFEKLAKPDDGEKKKKNEVTETAEEIKA
- a CDS encoding Desumoylating isopeptidase 2, with protein sequence MPEEQVILNIYRLDLQGIWKKAGIYHTGVEVYGREFMFGGHSENKTGITSVKPKHACEYNNIFIFKKCISMGTTKYDKKTIYRVIDQLGKQFSGVNYHLLKKNCNNFSDEFCKRIIGKGIPKKYNRIARIINAIPLFYNFFSEQRFTFRNTDISIDNISNKLNVQKNEKTTCSIIKNQTKSDENSVTKLLRKKNDKAGVLLKCKKSKFQKNKRRLLVKLQSNVSRSKIFKKEKYERLINYFKKTVNCIENNLY
- a CDS encoding Restin homolog, with amino-acid sequence MRRSDSKESLFSIASTCAPGYGNWRLGERCMVNDKLGTIAYIGLTKFSTGEWIGVILDKPEGKNDGIVQGTKYFDCEKNHGLFVKASKLVRIEGTPKATSIVSSASRVPKSKYSKEYGYDVDDRVLMGGGKIGICRFLGETNFAKGIWAGIELDSPIGKNDGSVKGERYFNCLPNHGIFVIASKVSKAPVDKGSNVQIKHTKTSTMRQRTGSHGSLNSIDSMSVTSFSMRPSMTPMRNNVLRGTEDPIIVALQNNLKERDQHIERLMKELDLQRSEMERFFKGSSKEGTPSDNKQLEDKTKILNEKIKELSEIVTERDRYIEELTFQLDEVKINNEVLVQEVDNSKGIAAKDEDDLMGAELKYQQVLVEKEKLEQSLKDMTMAIEMYKEKENELGKKAGDVNEKIKLIPELEAKLDEQKKLFDELKKQSSAKDTLLEEEKIKINKLESEIDNMQCLVKAKEHDVNNYMEKFENAQKLIDDLHKREHLFKENSKNFKIDFENELKKNEELKKNMEIVISNQKEEFGKIISNLESELDVLKKQKEELENITKSEGDSNSRLNNLLAEKENELSNMREKININDMKMEVYEEKLKVANNEIENLRQNIKNDKKIEEEFVIKIKGMEDIISDREKEIIDIKKSSSEVIKNLEEKITLNEENYKIKVEEIEKNIKEKHSKLEEEKQMLSQKCKILEKEIITMAEKYDYNIKNEKNEADKRIEELLNKVNTLECNNEKLQHELTTAKDDFVKLVDKNKEDMEIENSNFSKIKNNLMDDIKAKEVQISKLTDQLSINEVENGKLKGFVEDLESKLKIKNEEFNKLLEEKLEVIRDFECTKKIFVDKENDLKNKLNITENERSNLIVDLESKKKLIAELENNISNEDFNLKNEKLKIIELLEQIGNLEVNVSSLKLECQDKENIIIDSNDKYQKLSDDNTNLKNIIKENEEKVNLSQNTIVQLNEKIKEIEEEKTSVCKTLEETRKSLENCKEENENKIVNLQKEVDELKNSNQTYEISIKNKTNECSQLSTTINDKENEISMLNEKVKMLNDDFQSSIEKCKVVENELNLLKEIHEKDIAQETTLSGKLSKDFENSLKEINEKNAMIEELKRIINSSSLSNEKEKESFNLKLKEMSDKEMLMSKEVEMYKEKLLTLEDKILELTNSSENSSQRMSNLVLELETLNKVLEEEKKKTDEIRSEKESMTTTFMLKEKELNSLLLSKDNDISVLKEKNKNIEQKLEDVLKKCETYETSISQSNTNYEGTLDVLNTLKKENENIKIELESKISILENEKKSLSQTMENLRSEYQKMEEGFTSKINLLKETSENEIAKLVEDKNILQNKVSTMVNENKQLNEKIDSILFTSKEKENSKMDVVRENEKLNEKIFNLEKELIEKRTLYNDLVKKYETFEKEKTATVSNDSDNTINLIKERDALKEELNQKVSIFLESEELWVKRYAEIQHEKDELENKLNEASIKETDNEIILGLERQVNFLNSIIASQEHKIKVLKEDNIALKTIPYESDPLPLSILSPEKTVRLYCDICEVFDKHNTEDCPTQDQDYQETQSPTSLKPKSERKKLPKREYCEFCEEFTHDTSKCPEAAGTF